The Aggregatilinea lenta genome includes a region encoding these proteins:
- a CDS encoding class I adenylate-forming enzyme family protein produces the protein MNLADYLLEHVTPGKTALITETSSYTYEDVIRAADGMTRLLRDLGVHKGERVGIFADNSLFWVASYLGIIKAGAVVLPFYPTLEAAQFTALVELTQPTAFCMQDKYLRKYADQVPADAPIVVESEKVAARYAERFSVAVHEPGDPVPATPVDERTDLAALMFTSGSTGTPRAVMVSHRNVMANTDSIVEYLALDENERVMVVLPFYYCFGTSLLHTHLRANGSLVVNNRFAFPQLVLDQMEATGCTGIAGVPSTYQIMLRGSAFPNRQFPKLKKMQQAGGKLPNPFIEELRAAHPQVDYYLMYGQTEATARLSYLPPELQDAKLGSIGKGIPGVTLRVLDEDGNPVPPGVTGEIVATGDNITLGYWQNPEATAKTFRDGALWTGDLAQTDEDGYIYIVDRAKDFLKPSGHRVSSKQIEDHLVEISDVVEAAVVGMPDDVLGEAVKAFIVLRRSAEITVDGVLAHCKQVMASYMIPKEIVVLHALPKNSSGKVDKASLKNPDFVATLHPVTIGTQG, from the coding sequence ATGAACCTCGCAGACTACTTGCTGGAACATGTCACGCCGGGCAAGACGGCGCTGATCACCGAAACGTCTTCATATACATATGAGGACGTAATCCGGGCAGCGGACGGCATGACGCGCCTGCTGCGCGACCTGGGCGTGCACAAGGGCGAGCGCGTGGGCATCTTCGCCGACAACTCGCTGTTCTGGGTCGCCAGCTACCTGGGCATCATCAAGGCGGGCGCGGTGGTGCTGCCGTTTTATCCCACGCTCGAAGCAGCGCAATTCACCGCGCTGGTCGAGCTGACTCAGCCTACAGCCTTCTGCATGCAGGACAAGTACCTGCGCAAATATGCAGATCAGGTTCCGGCGGACGCCCCGATTGTCGTGGAATCCGAGAAGGTCGCCGCACGCTACGCGGAACGTTTCAGCGTGGCCGTGCACGAACCGGGCGATCCGGTCCCGGCGACACCTGTGGACGAACGCACGGATCTCGCCGCGCTGATGTTCACGTCCGGCTCGACGGGCACGCCGCGCGCGGTGATGGTGTCGCACCGCAACGTCATGGCCAACACGGATTCGATCGTCGAGTACCTGGCGCTGGACGAAAACGAGCGCGTGATGGTCGTGCTGCCGTTCTACTACTGCTTCGGCACCTCGCTGCTGCACACGCACCTGCGCGCCAACGGATCGCTGGTGGTCAACAACCGCTTCGCGTTCCCGCAGTTGGTGCTCGACCAGATGGAAGCGACCGGGTGCACCGGCATCGCGGGCGTGCCCAGCACGTACCAGATCATGCTGCGCGGCTCGGCCTTCCCCAACCGCCAGTTCCCCAAACTGAAGAAGATGCAGCAGGCGGGCGGCAAGCTACCCAACCCGTTCATCGAGGAATTGCGCGCGGCGCATCCACAGGTGGACTACTACCTGATGTATGGTCAGACGGAAGCCACCGCGCGGCTGTCGTACCTGCCGCCGGAGCTGCAAGATGCCAAGCTCGGCTCCATCGGCAAGGGCATCCCCGGCGTGACGCTGCGCGTGCTGGACGAGGACGGCAATCCCGTGCCGCCCGGTGTCACGGGCGAGATTGTGGCGACGGGCGACAACATCACGCTCGGCTACTGGCAGAATCCCGAAGCGACTGCCAAGACCTTCCGCGATGGCGCGCTGTGGACCGGCGACCTGGCCCAAACAGATGAGGATGGATATATCTACATCGTGGACCGCGCCAAGGACTTCCTGAAGCCCTCCGGCCACCGCGTCAGCAGCAAGCAGATCGAGGATCACCTCGTGGAGATCTCCGATGTGGTCGAGGCGGCGGTCGTTGGCATGCCGGACGACGTTCTGGGCGAAGCGGTGAAAGCGTTTATCGTGCTGCGCCGCAGCGCCGAGATTACGGTCGATGGCGTCCTGGCCCACTGCAAGCAGGTCATGGCATCTTATATGATCCCCAAAGAAATTGTCGTGCTGCACGCCCTGCCGAAGAATTCGTCCGGCAAGGTGGATAAAGCGTCGCTCAAGAACCCGGACTTCGTGGCAACCTTGCACCCGGTGACCATCGGGACGCAGGGCTAG
- a CDS encoding acyl carrier protein — MTIEAQIRDYLARSVLFTDGTYDYEDDASFLEEGIVDSVAVMELALFVEETFGVTIDDAEITPDNFDSVTKLANYVRRKQAVLN, encoded by the coding sequence ATGACGATTGAAGCTCAAATCCGCGACTATCTCGCCCGTTCCGTGCTGTTCACCGATGGGACCTACGACTACGAAGACGACGCATCCTTCCTCGAAGAAGGCATCGTCGATTCGGTCGCAGTGATGGAACTGGCGCTCTTCGTCGAGGAGACGTTCGGCGTCACCATCGACGACGCCGAGATCACGCCGGACAACTTCGACTCGGTCACTAAGCTGGCCAACTACGTTCGCCGCAAGCAAGCGGTGCTGAACTAA
- a CDS encoding sugar transferase → MQTQHQHGWFIDAADKTHSFDFLALSDYQRRSLYFAAKRAIDIVVAGAALLMVAPLLAALALWVILDSNGPALFKQERVTARRKKGPNGEEIWEPAKFTCFKFRSMYQNADSKLHQAFFQAFVNNDEAAMDALKGEKSTERKLVKDPRITRAGHILRKTSLDELPQLWNVLKGDISLVGPRPAIQYEVDMYQPWHRERLNTKPGLTGWWQIVGRSSTDFDEAIKLDLWYVKNQNLWLDVVIILKTPIAVISRKGAA, encoded by the coding sequence ATGCAAACTCAACATCAACACGGCTGGTTCATCGACGCAGCAGACAAGACTCACTCGTTCGACTTCCTGGCGCTCTCTGATTACCAGCGCCGGAGTCTCTACTTCGCAGCCAAGCGTGCGATCGATATTGTCGTCGCCGGAGCCGCGCTCCTGATGGTAGCGCCCCTACTGGCTGCCCTGGCGCTCTGGGTCATACTCGACTCGAATGGTCCCGCTCTGTTCAAGCAGGAGCGTGTCACCGCGCGGCGCAAAAAAGGCCCGAACGGCGAGGAAATTTGGGAACCGGCTAAGTTCACATGCTTCAAATTCCGCTCCATGTATCAGAACGCCGACTCGAAGCTGCATCAGGCGTTCTTCCAGGCGTTCGTCAACAACGACGAAGCCGCGATGGATGCGCTGAAGGGCGAAAAGTCCACCGAGCGTAAGCTGGTCAAGGACCCGCGTATCACCCGCGCCGGGCACATTCTGCGTAAGACCAGCCTGGACGAGCTGCCGCAGTTGTGGAACGTGCTCAAGGGCGACATCAGCCTTGTCGGGCCGCGCCCGGCGATCCAGTACGAAGTCGATATGTACCAGCCCTGGCACCGCGAACGCCTGAACACCAAGCCGGGCCTGACCGGGTGGTGGCAGATTGTGGGCCGCAGCTCGACGGACTTCGACGAAGCGATCAAGCTGGACCTGTGGTACGTGAAGAATCAGAACCTGTGGTTGGATGTGGTCATCATCCTCAAGACGCCCATCGCGGTCATCTCCCGCAAGGGCGCAGCCTAG
- a CDS encoding hemolysin family protein, giving the protein MGVFLPLGIILLLVLINGIFVAAEFSFIGVRRSRMEQLAEEGNQTASIVADVVGHPARLDRYIATAQLGVTLASLGLGMYGEPSIAHHIDYALHHWLGLEAAVINTVGFLVGLALVTYLHVVLGEMIPKTLALQNTERAVFLLIRPITFVQTVFSPVITVLNGIGVGVLHLLRMPSPNKISRLHTPDELELIVSESVVGGMLEAQEQQLVTRIFDFSERRVSELMVPRPRIDAVPVDIAEDELIARVLASGHTRFPVYENDLDHILGILHLKDLVRQQLDDVPFDLCDLLHDAPRVPENLYAEALLSTLKRMHVHMAIVIDEYQGTAGLVTLEDLIEEVVGEVRDEFDGNEEDGLLDVEPGHIVTQGTTRLYELEPFFAIDKHGHDVETVGGLVLAELNRVPEAGDKVKHGDVTFTVEAVDGLMIKRLAIDFPTATPDEDGDTP; this is encoded by the coding sequence ATGGGCGTCTTCCTGCCGCTGGGCATCATCCTCCTGCTGGTCCTGATCAACGGCATTTTCGTCGCCGCCGAGTTCTCGTTCATCGGCGTGCGCCGCTCGCGCATGGAACAGCTCGCCGAAGAAGGCAACCAGACGGCGAGCATCGTCGCGGACGTGGTCGGACATCCCGCCCGTCTGGATCGCTACATTGCTACGGCGCAGCTCGGCGTGACGCTGGCAAGCCTGGGCCTCGGTATGTACGGCGAGCCGAGCATCGCACACCACATCGACTACGCGCTGCATCACTGGCTGGGGCTGGAAGCGGCGGTAATCAACACCGTGGGCTTCCTGGTCGGGCTGGCGCTGGTCACGTACCTGCACGTCGTGCTGGGCGAAATGATCCCCAAAACCCTCGCGCTGCAAAACACCGAGCGCGCGGTCTTCCTGCTGATTCGCCCCATAACGTTCGTGCAGACAGTCTTCTCGCCCGTGATCACCGTGCTGAACGGCATCGGCGTGGGCGTGCTGCACCTGCTGCGCATGCCATCCCCCAACAAGATTAGCCGCCTGCATACGCCCGACGAGCTGGAGCTGATCGTGTCCGAAAGCGTGGTAGGCGGCATGCTCGAAGCACAGGAGCAGCAGCTCGTCACGCGGATCTTCGACTTTTCGGAACGGCGTGTCAGCGAGCTGATGGTCCCGCGTCCGCGCATCGACGCCGTGCCCGTGGATATCGCCGAGGACGAGCTGATCGCGCGCGTGCTGGCGTCCGGCCATACGCGCTTCCCGGTCTACGAGAACGACCTGGATCACATCCTGGGCATCCTGCACCTGAAGGACCTTGTTCGGCAGCAGCTTGACGACGTGCCGTTCGACCTGTGCGACCTGCTGCACGATGCGCCGCGTGTGCCGGAAAATCTCTACGCCGAAGCGCTCCTCTCCACGCTCAAGCGCATGCACGTGCACATGGCGATCGTCATCGACGAATACCAGGGTACGGCGGGGCTGGTCACGCTCGAAGACCTGATCGAAGAGGTCGTGGGCGAGGTGCGCGACGAGTTCGACGGGAACGAAGAGGACGGCCTGCTCGACGTGGAGCCGGGGCACATCGTCACCCAGGGAACGACGCGTCTGTACGAGCTGGAACCCTTTTTCGCCATCGACAAGCACGGCCACGACGTCGAAACGGTCGGTGGACTGGTGCTGGCCGAGCTGAACCGCGTGCCCGAAGCGGGCGACAAGGTGAAGCACGGCGACGTGACGTTCACTGTCGAAGCAGTCGATGGGCTGATGATCAAGCGCCTGGCGATCGACTTCCCCACCGCCACGCCTGACGAAGACGGCGATACTCCCTGA
- a CDS encoding DUF6855 family protein — MPAEQGTKENPWVLKTPPGTSEYTLYKDESHDPPILVCTVGKTVLHYDLRAIADLHAMLKQHGDWMPLGSADEQKPAIEGTVEAWGRSPDNPIGGWYGLKKGYRGRFGMYLPPLLEALGLAEVEHNARNNRMRAL; from the coding sequence ATGCCCGCCGAACAAGGCACCAAAGAGAATCCCTGGGTCCTCAAAACACCGCCGGGTACATCGGAGTACACGCTGTACAAAGACGAGTCCCACGATCCGCCGATCCTGGTGTGTACGGTGGGCAAGACCGTGCTGCACTACGATCTACGCGCCATCGCCGATCTCCACGCAATGCTCAAGCAGCACGGCGACTGGATGCCGCTGGGCAGCGCCGACGAGCAGAAGCCCGCCATAGAAGGCACGGTCGAGGCGTGGGGCCGCTCGCCGGACAACCCGATCGGCGGTTGGTACGGCCTGAAGAAAGGCTATCGGGGCCGCTTCGGCATGTATCTGCCGCCGCTGCTGGAAGCGCTCGGGCTGGCGGAGGTGGAACACAACGCGCGCAATAACCGGATGCGCGCGCTGTAA
- a CDS encoding sugar ABC transporter ATP-binding protein, with translation MTSLLQASNITKQFPGTLALDNVQLDLQAGEIHAVVGENGAGKSTLMKILSGVYTPDAGAITFEGAPLSISNPRDALTHGIAIVHQELSLVPALTVAENIYPGRLPTNAIGFVKYGELFRRAAAILHSINLDVNPRTPVSELSIAKQQLIEIAKALSMDTKVLILDEPTSALTEREVEILFDLLRRLAAKGVGILYISHKLDEIFALTDRITVLRDGKYIGTVNTRDVVTEDIIRMMVGRELGHMYPAKGSSDRVPLLEVRGLRLPGQSESSTFTLNAGEIVGFAGLIGSGRSELARAIFGADPHSAGELRLEGQPVHIGSPGEAIGYQIGYLPEDRKAAGLFLDMSVKMNVEAANRLAVTSNGFINPAKERVLAEEYVRQLSIMTAGVDQEVRRLSGGNQQKVLVAKWLAIKPKVLIVDEPTRGVDVGAKSEIHHLLRQLAESGVAVMMISSELPEILGMSDRVMVMHEGAIVAEIPSADATEEKIIAYASGQAANAPVAG, from the coding sequence ATGACCTCCTTGCTGCAAGCCTCCAATATCACCAAACAGTTCCCCGGCACGCTCGCGCTCGATAACGTCCAACTCGATCTCCAGGCAGGCGAAATTCATGCCGTCGTGGGCGAAAACGGCGCGGGTAAAAGCACGCTGATGAAGATCCTGTCCGGCGTCTATACGCCCGACGCGGGCGCGATCACCTTCGAGGGCGCGCCGCTGAGCATTTCCAACCCGCGCGACGCCCTGACACACGGCATCGCCATCGTACACCAGGAACTGAGCCTTGTTCCGGCGCTGACCGTCGCTGAGAATATCTATCCGGGGCGGCTGCCAACCAACGCGATTGGCTTCGTCAAGTACGGTGAGCTGTTCCGCCGCGCGGCGGCCATCCTGCACAGCATCAACCTCGACGTCAACCCGCGCACCCCGGTCAGCGAGCTGTCGATTGCCAAGCAGCAGCTCATCGAGATCGCCAAGGCGCTGTCGATGGACACAAAGGTGCTCATCCTCGACGAGCCGACTTCCGCCCTGACCGAGCGTGAGGTCGAGATCCTGTTCGACCTGCTGCGGCGGCTGGCAGCCAAGGGCGTGGGCATCCTCTACATCAGCCACAAGCTGGACGAGATCTTCGCCCTCACCGACCGCATCACCGTGCTGCGTGACGGCAAGTACATCGGCACGGTCAACACGCGCGACGTGGTGACCGAGGACATCATTCGCATGATGGTCGGGCGCGAGCTGGGGCACATGTACCCGGCCAAAGGCAGTAGCGACCGCGTCCCGCTGCTCGAAGTGCGCGGCCTGCGCCTACCGGGACAGTCGGAATCGAGCACGTTCACGCTCAACGCGGGCGAGATCGTCGGCTTCGCGGGGCTGATCGGCTCCGGGCGGTCCGAGCTGGCGCGCGCGATCTTCGGCGCGGACCCGCACAGCGCGGGCGAGCTGCGGCTTGAAGGTCAGCCGGTCCACATCGGGTCGCCCGGCGAGGCGATTGGGTACCAGATCGGCTACCTGCCCGAAGACCGCAAGGCGGCGGGCCTGTTCCTGGATATGTCGGTCAAGATGAACGTCGAGGCGGCTAATCGTCTGGCGGTCACATCCAACGGGTTTATCAACCCGGCGAAAGAGCGCGTCCTGGCCGAAGAATACGTGCGCCAGCTCAGCATCATGACGGCGGGCGTGGACCAGGAAGTCCGGCGCTTGAGCGGCGGCAACCAGCAAAAGGTGCTGGTCGCCAAGTGGCTGGCGATCAAGCCGAAGGTGCTGATTGTGGATGAGCCGACGCGCGGCGTGGACGTCGGCGCGAAGAGTGAGATTCACCATTTGCTGCGGCAGTTGGCCGAGTCCGGCGTGGCGGTGATGATGATCTCGTCGGAGCTGCCGGAGATTCTGGGCATGAGCGACCGCGTGATGGTCATGCACGAAGGCGCGATCGTGGCCGAAATTCCGAGCGCGGATGCCACAGAAGAAAAGATTATCGCGTACGCCAGTGGTCAGGCCGCGAACGCACCCGTCGCCGGGTAA
- a CDS encoding response regulator, with translation MEATATAQFFSQMKNGHGGGGEAILSSISEALFFVDKDGKVSYLNPRAEELIGVRAAEVIGSSYEFLFRQVASLSTNAQQTIDDLLSGVEKVQDKPTTHISVRYPHSAHLQVRLFPIQVTHDDKVEVEGWGGIIWDASPEWNKIGQRTKDIFLLASELRQSMVMIKGYVATLLSGHYYWGEVERREFLDNINDNLKQSIRLLENVREISKLELGEIELERRPADIKRMVELVAKKVASQNEKATFTIDIPDNLPPVKVDSLRIERVIYSLLDNAVKFSPREKEVRVAAQMLDTEIKLSIADRGMATPGDYLGDDYGSLHQVSTGNASPMRDLALELYVARGLLHAHGGQIWAETKPGEGTLVQIVLPVDMSNTSSSGPQTPVTEQAAISTQVQASADVRATPRPVNQSTAKVLVVEDDARMLRFLKMQLEIMGYKVITASEGSDALDLAALEVPDVVLLDIHLPDANGFDVCAQLREFTAVPIIMITGSAKEEDIVRGLGVGADDYLTKPFRNKELLARVQANLRRSYLTDKTHSDPLFRAGDLVIDFEQRLVTMRGKSINLTPIEYKLLYQLATNAGRILTHDQLVAKVWGPLFKEETQYLWVNISRLRSKIEKDPSEPEYILTERGVGYYFPSLDQITQSDATPNKMQPA, from the coding sequence ATGGAAGCCACTGCGACAGCCCAGTTCTTTTCACAGATGAAAAATGGCCACGGCGGTGGGGGTGAAGCCATCCTTTCGAGTATCAGCGAGGCCCTCTTCTTTGTTGACAAAGACGGCAAGGTCTCGTACCTGAACCCTCGCGCCGAGGAACTGATCGGCGTGCGCGCCGCCGAGGTAATCGGCAGCTCGTACGAATTCCTGTTCCGCCAGGTCGCCTCGCTGAGCACCAATGCCCAGCAGACGATCGACGACCTGCTGTCCGGGGTCGAAAAAGTGCAGGACAAGCCCACCACGCATATCTCGGTGCGCTACCCTCATTCCGCGCACCTGCAAGTCCGGCTGTTCCCGATCCAGGTCACGCATGATGACAAGGTCGAAGTAGAGGGCTGGGGCGGTATCATCTGGGATGCAAGTCCCGAATGGAACAAAATCGGCCAGCGCACGAAGGATATCTTCTTGCTCGCCAGCGAGCTGCGCCAGTCGATGGTCATGATCAAAGGCTACGTCGCCACCCTGCTCAGCGGTCACTATTACTGGGGCGAGGTCGAGCGGCGCGAATTTCTGGATAACATCAACGATAATCTGAAGCAGTCGATCCGCTTGCTCGAAAACGTGCGCGAGATCTCCAAGCTGGAGCTGGGCGAGATCGAGTTGGAGCGCCGCCCCGCCGACATCAAGCGCATGGTCGAGCTGGTCGCCAAGAAAGTGGCCTCCCAGAACGAAAAGGCCACGTTCACCATCGACATCCCCGACAATCTGCCGCCGGTCAAGGTGGACTCGCTGCGCATCGAGCGCGTGATCTACAGCCTGCTCGACAACGCGGTCAAGTTCTCCCCGCGCGAAAAAGAAGTGCGCGTCGCGGCGCAAATGCTGGACACCGAGATCAAGCTCAGCATCGCGGATCGCGGCATGGCGACCCCCGGCGACTACCTGGGCGACGACTACGGCAGTCTGCATCAGGTGAGCACCGGCAACGCCAGCCCCATGCGCGACCTCGCGCTGGAGCTGTACGTAGCGCGCGGCCTGCTGCACGCCCACGGCGGGCAGATCTGGGCCGAAACGAAGCCGGGCGAAGGTACGTTGGTGCAGATCGTGCTGCCGGTCGATATGAGCAACACGTCCAGCAGCGGGCCGCAAACCCCGGTGACGGAACAGGCTGCGATCAGCACGCAGGTCCAGGCCAGCGCGGACGTCCGCGCGACGCCGCGCCCAGTCAATCAGTCCACTGCCAAGGTGCTGGTGGTCGAAGACGACGCCCGCATGCTGCGCTTCCTGAAGATGCAGCTTGAAATCATGGGCTACAAGGTGATCACCGCGTCCGAAGGCAGCGACGCGCTCGATCTGGCCGCGCTCGAAGTGCCGGACGTGGTCCTGCTCGACATCCACCTGCCCGACGCCAACGGGTTTGACGTCTGCGCGCAGCTCCGCGAGTTCACCGCCGTGCCGATCATCATGATCACCGGCAGCGCCAAGGAAGAGGACATCGTGCGCGGTCTGGGCGTCGGCGCGGACGACTACCTGACCAAGCCATTCCGCAACAAGGAGCTGCTGGCCCGCGTTCAAGCCAACCTGCGCCGCTCGTACCTGACCGACAAGACGCACAGCGATCCGCTGTTCCGTGCGGGCGACCTCGTGATCGACTTCGAGCAGCGCCTCGTGACGATGCGCGGCAAGTCGATTAACCTGACGCCCATCGAGTACAAGCTGCTGTACCAACTGGCGACTAACGCCGGGCGCATCCTGACGCACGACCAGCTCGTGGCGAAGGTCTGGGGGCCGCTGTTCAAGGAAGAGACGCAGTACCTGTGGGTGAACATCAGCCGCCTGCGCTCGAAGATCGAAAAGGATCCGAGCGAGCCGGAGTACATCCTGACCGAGCGCGGCGTGGGTTATTACTTCCCCAGCCTGGACCAGATCACCCAGTCCGACGCGACGCCAAACAAGATGCAGCCCGCCTGA
- a CDS encoding hemolysin family protein, whose protein sequence is MILTLVTIVLVVTLMLAINALYVAGEFAAVSARRPRIAQLAHEGNRLAQMLLPVIENPHRLDSYIAASQVGITLSSIVLGIYGEREIAPRIEPALEGLPLGSGDLAAAGLAAILVLAVLTTLQVVFGELVPKAISLRYPEEVALYTAIPMRWSGDFLLRPLILLLNGSGALILKLLGAEYGGHSSHVHSPEEIMILIGESEEGGLVDAEERRLLDNVFRTSELTAGEIAVPRTRLVAASVEMPVRTALKLAAESAYTRIPIYQGDMDHPVGFVHLRDLFRLYQENPDATIETILRPLIYVPETMPANDVWEAMDRDQSYLAMVFDEYGGTVGMVTREDLIEELFGEVQDEFDAEDPLIAKGEDGKYIVRGDTLISTLNEYLDLDLPDTYAYTVGGLVLHAMGRIPKPDDEVRVQDILLHVDSVNEHSIQKISLTLPRDENSATEEETA, encoded by the coding sequence ATGATTTTAACTCTGGTCACGATCGTGCTCGTCGTCACGCTGATGTTGGCGATCAATGCGCTGTACGTCGCGGGCGAATTTGCCGCCGTGAGCGCGCGCAGGCCCCGCATCGCACAACTGGCCCACGAAGGAAACCGCCTCGCGCAGATGCTGCTGCCCGTGATCGAAAATCCGCACCGGCTCGACAGCTACATCGCCGCCAGCCAGGTGGGCATCACCCTGTCCAGCATCGTGCTGGGTATCTACGGCGAACGCGAAATCGCGCCGCGTATCGAACCCGCGCTGGAAGGGCTGCCCCTGGGTAGTGGCGATCTGGCCGCAGCGGGCCTTGCCGCGATCCTGGTGCTGGCCGTGCTGACGACGCTGCAAGTGGTGTTCGGCGAGTTGGTCCCCAAGGCCATCTCCCTGCGCTACCCGGAGGAGGTCGCGCTGTACACCGCGATCCCGATGCGCTGGTCGGGCGACTTCCTGCTCAGGCCGCTGATCCTACTGCTCAACGGCAGCGGCGCGCTGATCTTGAAGCTGCTTGGCGCGGAGTACGGCGGGCACAGCAGCCACGTCCATTCACCCGAAGAGATCATGATCCTGATCGGCGAAAGCGAAGAAGGCGGCCTGGTCGATGCCGAAGAGCGGCGCCTGCTAGACAACGTGTTCCGTACCAGCGAGCTGACGGCGGGCGAGATCGCCGTGCCGCGCACGCGGCTGGTAGCCGCCTCGGTAGAGATGCCGGTCCGCACCGCGCTGAAGTTGGCGGCAGAATCGGCCTACACGCGTATCCCCATTTACCAGGGTGATATGGATCACCCGGTCGGCTTCGTCCACCTGCGCGATCTGTTTCGGCTCTACCAGGAAAACCCCGACGCCACCATCGAGACAATCCTGCGGCCCCTGATCTACGTGCCGGAGACGATGCCTGCCAACGACGTATGGGAAGCGATGGACCGGGACCAGAGCTATCTGGCGATGGTCTTCGATGAGTACGGTGGCACGGTGGGCATGGTCACGCGCGAAGACCTGATCGAGGAGCTGTTCGGCGAGGTGCAGGACGAATTCGACGCGGAGGACCCACTGATCGCCAAGGGGGAGGACGGCAAGTACATCGTGCGCGGCGACACGCTGATCAGTACTCTCAACGAGTACCTGGACCTCGATCTGCCTGATACGTACGCGTACACGGTCGGCGGACTGGTGCTGCACGCGATGGGACGCATCCCCAAGCCCGACGACGAGGTGCGCGTGCAGGACATTCTGCTGCACGTGGACAGCGTCAACGAACACTCGATCCAGAAGATCAGCCTGACGCTGCCGCGTGACGAGAACAGCGCTACCGAGGAGGAAACGGCCTAA